The Coffea arabica cultivar ET-39 chromosome 8e, Coffea Arabica ET-39 HiFi, whole genome shotgun sequence genome window below encodes:
- the LOC113704306 gene encoding protein farnesyltransferase/geranylgeranyltransferase type-1 subunit alpha, translating into MDVLQKSSERIPLSQRPEYADVKPVPQNDGPNSIVPISYTDEFRETMDYFRAIYVADERSLRALQLTTEAIKLNPGNYTVWQFRRLVLEALNADMNKELDFVDGIVEGNSKNYQIWHHRRWVAENLGTDASTRELEFTKKILSKDAKHYHAWSHRQWVLQALGGWKDELTYCELLLKDDIFNNSAWNQRYFVVTRSPLLGGLGAMRGSEVTCTVNAIMEHPENESPWRYLRGLYRNDTHALVKDPQVASVCLKILTAKNNYVHALSMLLDLLCHGFQPSLEIRNAVYGLSDSGAQGSDLVKVVCSILELVDPMRANYWKWRRNIVPAQAAQCLKDDGLTGLSL; encoded by the exons ATGGATGTCTTGCAAAAAAGCAGTGAAAGAATCCCTTTGAGTCAGAGGCCTGAATATGCCGATGTGAAGCCTGTCCCCCAGAATGATGGTCCAAATTCCATTGTCCCTATCTCCTATACTGATGAATTTAGAGAGACAATGGACTATTTTAGAGCAATATATGTAGCCGATGAGCGGTCTCTTCGAGCTCTTCAACTCACCACCGAAGCCATCAAACTTAACCCTGGAAATTACACT GTATGGCAATTTAGGCGGCTAGTACTTGAGGCGCTTAATGCTGACATGAACAAGGAATTGGACTTTGTGGATGGCATTGTGGAAGGAAACTCTAAGAATTATCAGATATG GCACCATAGGCGTTGGGTTGCTGAAAATTTGGGAACTGATGCTTCAACTAGGGAGCTTGAGTTCACAAAGAAAATTCTTTCTAAGGATGCAAAACATTATCATGCCTGGTCTCATAGACAG TGGGTCCTTCAGGCACTTGGCGGATGGAAAGATGAGCTAACCTATTGTGAACTGCTCCTCAAAGATGACATTTTCAATAATTCTGCTTGGAATCAG AGATATTTTGTTGTAACAAGATCTCCTCTCCTTGGAGGCCTGGGGGCAATGAGGGGGTCAGAAGTAACTTGTACAGTTAATGCAATTATGGAGCATCCTGAAAATGAAAGTCCTTGGAGGTACCTTCGAGGCTTATACAGAAATGATACACATGCTCTAGTTAAAGACCCTCAAGTAGCGTCAGTTTGCTTAAAGATTTTGACTGCCAAAAACAATTACGTGCACGCCCTCAGCATGCTTTTGGACCTTCTCTGCCATGGTTTCCAGCCTAGCCTGGAGATAAGAAATGCTGTCTATGGTCTCTCTGACTCAGGTGCCCAAGGTTCTGATTTGGTGAAAGTGGTCTGTTCTATCCTAGAACTTGTAGATCCAATGAGAGCAAACTATTGGAAGTGGCGGAGGAACATAGTGCCTGCTCAAGCAGCTCAATGCTTGAAAGATGATGGATTGACTGGTTTGAGTTTATAA